The nucleotide sequence TGTTGCTTCTGGCATACCAGCCGGGCAATTGTCTCGACGTCAATATCAGTCAGGTCGATGCCAACAACTTTCCATTTATTTATTCCACGGTCACAGTGGACACTTCCGGGATGGGAGTACCCGATCTGACCCAGGGCAATTTCGTGGTTACGGAAGACGGCCGGGTGCAGACAGATTTATTCGATGTCGAACCACCCACCCAGGGAAGCGGAGTTCGGCTGGTCGATTTCGTATTCTTGATCGACAATAGCGGAAGTATGTGCGATAAAATAGATTCAGTTCGCAACAATGTTAATGCTTTCGCGAACAGCCTCGCTTCGCAGGGCTATGATTACCGCCTGGGAGCGGTCCGTTTCGGTCAGGGTTCCGGGAGCGGAAATCCGCAGATTTTCAACAATGGTAATTTAACCGGTGACCTGTCGACATTTCATTCCTGGATAAACGCCATGTATTGCAATGGTTACAGGGA is from Candidatus Zixiibacteriota bacterium and encodes:
- a CDS encoding VWA domain-containing protein → MLSRRHISLIRSFLILMSLLLLAYQPGNCLDVNISQVDANNFPFIYSTVTVDTSGMGVPDLTQGNFVVTEDGRVQTDLFDVEPPTQGSGVRLVDFVFLIDNSGSMCDKIDSVRNNVNAFANSLASQGYDYRLGAVRFGQGSGSGNPQIFNNGNLTGDLSTFHSWINAMYCNGYREPGLQAVIDAATSFNFRPGSQRHFLLITDEDSDGGSLSTAINVCLANNIVVHVAVICHSGSSYNQYCRPNTSISGATGGRVFSVVGPYNSILDDLGEVIGNTYVV